The region ATTCGCATATTTCCGTGCTGGAAGAAAACATGTCCCGGGAAATAAAGCTGCTCTCCGGCACCTTCTCATTCATGGATACCAGCAGCCCGGAGGCCGTGACCTACTATACAGAACAGGCAGAGAAAATCTCAATCTTGACCGGATCACGCGTCACCTTCATTACGAAGCAAGGCCAGGTCATCGGCGACTCGGAGAAGAATCCGCGCGAGATGGACAACCACTCTACCCGCGAGGAGGAGCTGCTGGCCGCGAAGGAAGGGATTGGCCGGGCGATCCGTTACAGCGATACGTTAGACCGCGAAATGATGTATGTGGCAGGTTCCGTGTCCTCGGATCAGGGCTTTAACGGGTATATCCGGCTGTCGATGGGGCTGGATACCGTATCCGAAGGACTGAACCGGGCGTGGATGATCATGGCAGGGGGGCTGGTGCTGCTGTTCATTGCCGCAACCTTGGTGAGCTACAAAGTGGCTTCCAGTATGACCTCACCGCTGGAGCAGATCACCAGAGTGGCGCGGCGGATTACCGATCTGGATTACGATGCCCGGGTGCCGATGAAGCGCAAGGATGAGATCGGCCAGCTGGCAACAGCCATTAACGCGATGGCCGACAGTCTCCAGGCCCAGCTGAAGACTATCCGCGACAATGAGGATCTGCTGCAGAGTGTACTCGACAATATGACCGGCGGCATCGTGATGATTAACGAGGAAGGGGAGATTGCCCTGCTCAACCGGGCCGCCGAACGGCTGCTCGATGTGAAGCACAGCGAGATGACCGGACATTCCTACAAGGAGATTAAGCATCATTATGAGCTTACCCGGCTGATTGATGATGGCGTGTCCGCAGGTGAGCCTATTCATGAAGAGCGCAGCATTTATAATCCGGTGGAGCGGATTGTGCGTCTGGACGGGGTGCCGATGATCCAGGACGGCTGCTCCCGGGGGATGCTGTTCCTGCTTCAGGAGGTTACTGAGATTCGCAGACTTGAGAAAATGCGCAGCGAATTCGTCGCCAATGTCTCCCATGAGCTGAAGACCCCTGTCGCTGCGGTAAAAGGCTTCGCCGAGACCCTCCTCGGCGGGGGCGTTACGGATGAGAAGACAGCGCGTTCGTTCCTGCAGATTATCTACGATGAGAACGAACGGTTGAACCGGCTGATCGGCGACATCCTGGAGCTGTCCAAAATCGAATCCAAACGCGTTCAGCTGGAATGCTCCCCGGTTCATCTGATCGAGTTCTTCGATTCTGTGCTGGAAACGCTCAGTAAGGTGGCGGAGAAGAAGAAGATTACGCTCAGCTCGGATGTGCCTGCGGAGTTATTCATTGAGGGAGATGAAGACAAGCTGCGCCAGATCTTCATGAATCTGCTCTCCAATGCGATCAACTACACCCAGGACGGGGGCAATGTCAGAGTGACCGCCGTGAGCATCCAGAAGAAGGATGGCACCGAGAGTGTGCGCTTTACAGTCAGTGATACGGGGATGGGGATTCCGCGCAAGGATCTGCCCCGGATCTTTGAACGCTTTTACCGGGTGGACAAAGCCCGCTCCAGAAGCTCCGGCGGAACCGGCCTTGGTTTATCTATCGTGAAGCATCTGGTCGAGCTGCATCGCGGATCTATTAATGTAGAGAGCGATCTGGGCATCGGCAGCTCGTTCATCCTGGAATTGCCGCTGCTGCAGGAAGAGAATGAATAACTCTGCGGAGTCTAATAGAGAATAAATTTATGATTTTACACTAAGTTAACATTGTGGTGCTATGATGTGCATGTGTGCAGTTTTGTAAAATTAATAACCTATGAAAAGACGGGGGAACCTATGGCACAACGATTGCTTGTCATTGAAGACGAACCGACACTGGCCCGGCTGCTGTCTTATAACCTGACACAGGAAGGCTACGAAGTGACGGTGGAGGATCATGGAACGGCAGGATATGACCGTGCGACTAGAGAACCTTTTGAATTGATCGTACTGGATCTGATGCTGCCCGGCATGAACGGCATTGACATTCTGGATAAATTGCGTGGACAAGGCATCCGCACACCGGTGATCGTGCTGACGGCCAAGAATGCGGAAGAGGATGTGGTCCGCGGGCTGAAGTCAGGGGCGGATGACTATATTACGAAGCCCTTCGGCGTATCCGAGCTGCTGGCCCGGGTCAGCGCAGTATTGCGGCGGATCTCCGGCATTGCCGAAGAAGCTCCGCCCGAGACAGCAGTATCTGCATCGACGATTATTCTCGGACAGCTGGAGATCTATCCTGAGCGTTATGAAGTCTCACTGGGCGGACAGAGCATCAATCTGCGGCCGAAGGAATTTGAAGTGCTGTTATATCTGGCCCGCAAGCCAGGCGTCGTTCTGACGCGGGATGATCTGATGAATGCGGTCTGGGGCTTCGACTATATCGGAGGTCAGCGTACCGTTGATGTGCATGTCAGTTCCTTGCGCAAGAAGCTGGAGCTTGACCCTGAATCCGTGCATATCGATTCCATTCGCGGCGTGGGCTACAAACTGGTCGTCAACAAAAAAAGAACACCTGTCATCTAACATGGCGGTGTTCTTTTCACAAGATAAGCACCTTCTCCTCCGCTCCCTGTCTTACTGCACAAGGATTTTACACTGCGTTAACAATTCTCTGGAGCTCTATTTACACTGAAAGCTTATCATGGGGAACGAAGATGATGAGAAGGAGACAACAGAAACTAATGAAATCCATCATTGACATAGAGAAGCTAGATCTCTACTATGAGTCATTCCATGCCCTGAAGAACGTGGATTTGCAGATTCCGGAGAAGCAGGTGACCGCTTTTATCGGACCTTCCGGCTGCGGGAAATCCACACTGCTGCGTACTCTTAACCGTATGAACGACATGATTCCCGGAACACGTATTGAAGGTAAAGTAAATATCGGCGGCAAAAACATCTACAGCGACGAGATC is a window of Paenibacillus sp. FSL H3-0469 DNA encoding:
- a CDS encoding ATP-binding protein, encoding MKPFRIRLTIILMALIGISMTGAGITMAQLFKDSHISVLEENMSREIKLLSGTFSFMDTSSPEAVTYYTEQAEKISILTGSRVTFITKQGQVIGDSEKNPREMDNHSTREEELLAAKEGIGRAIRYSDTLDREMMYVAGSVSSDQGFNGYIRLSMGLDTVSEGLNRAWMIMAGGLVLLFIAATLVSYKVASSMTSPLEQITRVARRITDLDYDARVPMKRKDEIGQLATAINAMADSLQAQLKTIRDNEDLLQSVLDNMTGGIVMINEEGEIALLNRAAERLLDVKHSEMTGHSYKEIKHHYELTRLIDDGVSAGEPIHEERSIYNPVERIVRLDGVPMIQDGCSRGMLFLLQEVTEIRRLEKMRSEFVANVSHELKTPVAAVKGFAETLLGGGVTDEKTARSFLQIIYDENERLNRLIGDILELSKIESKRVQLECSPVHLIEFFDSVLETLSKVAEKKKITLSSDVPAELFIEGDEDKLRQIFMNLLSNAINYTQDGGNVRVTAVSIQKKDGTESVRFTVSDTGMGIPRKDLPRIFERFYRVDKARSRSSGGTGLGLSIVKHLVELHRGSINVESDLGIGSSFILELPLLQEENE
- a CDS encoding response regulator transcription factor gives rise to the protein MAQRLLVIEDEPTLARLLSYNLTQEGYEVTVEDHGTAGYDRATREPFELIVLDLMLPGMNGIDILDKLRGQGIRTPVIVLTAKNAEEDVVRGLKSGADDYITKPFGVSELLARVSAVLRRISGIAEEAPPETAVSASTIILGQLEIYPERYEVSLGGQSINLRPKEFEVLLYLARKPGVVLTRDDLMNAVWGFDYIGGQRTVDVHVSSLRKKLELDPESVHIDSIRGVGYKLVVNKKRTPVI